A genomic region of Acidobacteriota bacterium contains the following coding sequences:
- a CDS encoding ABC transporter substrate-binding protein, whose amino-acid sequence MTKREIKVAHSPDSDDAFMFYGLATDKLDTGELNFTHVLKDIQSLNQIAMTTRDFDVTAVSFHAYAYIAEHYALLPHGASIGDGYGPLVVAREPFPASELKNKRIAIPGELTSAFLALRLHTPEFEYVVEPFDGIIELVAEGKYDAGLLIHEGQLTFHEQGLDKIVDLGAWWLKETGLPLPMGGNAIKRDLGPELQKQVSYWLHRSIQFSMDNREDALNYAMQFARDMPVETADKFVAMWVNKSTLGYTDRDRQGVQLLLDEGYRKGVIPRQVTIEFVG is encoded by the coding sequence AAACGCGAAATCAAAGTTGCACATAGTCCCGATTCGGACGACGCTTTTATGTTTTACGGCCTCGCCACCGACAAGCTCGATACCGGCGAATTGAACTTCACGCACGTGCTCAAAGACATCCAGTCGCTCAATCAGATTGCGATGACGACGCGCGATTTTGACGTGACCGCCGTCTCGTTCCACGCCTACGCCTACATCGCTGAGCATTACGCGCTGTTGCCGCACGGCGCGAGCATCGGCGACGGGTACGGCCCGCTGGTCGTGGCGCGCGAACCGTTCCCGGCCAGCGAACTCAAAAACAAACGCATCGCCATTCCAGGCGAATTGACCAGCGCCTTTCTGGCCTTGCGGCTGCATACGCCGGAATTTGAATACGTGGTCGAACCCTTTGACGGCATCATCGAACTCGTGGCCGAGGGCAAATACGACGCGGGCCTGCTGATTCACGAAGGCCAATTGACCTTTCACGAGCAGGGCCTGGACAAGATCGTAGACCTGGGCGCGTGGTGGCTGAAAGAAACAGGTTTGCCGTTGCCGATGGGCGGCAATGCGATCAAACGCGACCTTGGGCCGGAGTTGCAAAAACAGGTTTCGTACTGGCTGCACCGCTCGATCCAGTTTTCGATGGACAACCGCGAGGACGCGCTCAATTACGCCATGCAATTCGCCCGCGACATGCCCGTCGAGACGGCGGACAAGTTCGTCGCGATGTGGGTCAACAAGAGCACGCTCGGTTACACCGACCGTGACCGGCAAGGTGTGCAGTTGTTGCTCGATGAAGGGTACCGCAAGGGTGTGATTCCACGGCAGGTGACGATTGAGTTCGTAGGCTAG
- a CDS encoding acyltransferase, whose amino-acid sequence MSQQRIPQLDGLRGIAVLMVVVWHYVVCQVTILPAYSIRLLFFSQSGVDLFFVLSGFLIGGILLDNRDSERYFRAFYTRRIFRIFPLYFLLLALFPIFQAVIASDWLFARPMPLWSYATFTQNIAMSLRETHGANWLGITWSLAVEEQFYFAVPLLVYWLPRRALMAIVVALIAAAPLLRWLWPGFHALVLTPWRGDALMSGVLLALLIRQPGFLEIYQQRQLGLMVVALILGLGTVYLSVEPLLGPLTPLWLAAFYVLALLLALLNQGWFRAVLQSSVLRWFGAISYGLYMVHQAVIGLVYYWVRKEPPAVYRLKDAAISLIAFALSVSLAWLSLQWFELPLQRIGHRAKY is encoded by the coding sequence ATGTCTCAGCAACGAATCCCCCAACTTGACGGTCTGCGCGGCATCGCCGTGCTGATGGTGGTCGTTTGGCATTATGTTGTCTGCCAAGTCACGATCTTACCGGCCTACAGCATTCGCCTGTTATTTTTCAGTCAGAGTGGCGTGGATCTTTTCTTTGTGTTGAGTGGCTTTCTGATTGGCGGGATCCTTTTAGATAACCGGGACTCTGAACGCTACTTTCGCGCGTTTTACACGCGTCGTATCTTTCGCATCTTCCCACTATATTTCCTCTTGCTCGCGCTTTTCCCTATTTTCCAAGCGGTAATTGCATCCGATTGGCTTTTTGCGCGCCCCATGCCGCTCTGGAGTTACGCCACATTCACACAAAACATCGCCATGTCCTTGCGCGAAACGCACGGCGCGAACTGGCTGGGCATCACCTGGTCGCTTGCGGTTGAGGAACAGTTCTATTTCGCCGTGCCCTTGTTGGTTTACTGGCTGCCGCGCCGCGCACTAATGGCGATTGTGGTTGCGCTCATCGCTGCCGCGCCCTTGCTGCGCTGGCTCTGGCCAGGCTTTCACGCGCTTGTGCTTACTCCGTGGCGCGGCGATGCGTTGATGAGCGGGGTACTGCTGGCGCTGTTGATTCGGCAGCCAGGCTTTCTTGAAATTTACCAGCAGCGCCAACTTGGACTGATGGTGGTCGCATTAATACTTGGGCTTGGGACCGTGTATTTGTCAGTAGAGCCGCTTCTTGGTCCGCTTACGCCTCTTTGGTTGGCGGCATTTTATGTGCTGGCGTTACTACTCGCATTACTCAATCAAGGCTGGTTTCGGGCAGTTTTGCAAAGTTCGGTCTTGCGCTGGTTTGGTGCAATCTCTTATGGGTTGTACATGGTGCACCAGGCAGTGATCGGGCTGGTCTATTACTGGGTGCGCAAAGAGCCACCTGCTGTGTACCGGCTGAAAGATGCAGCCATTTCTCTAATTGCATTTGCTCTCAGCGTGTCGCTGGCGTGGCTTTCATTGCAGTGGTTTGAACTCCCGCTCCAACGGATTGGGCATCGGGCCAAATACTAA